Genomic window (Cellulosilyticum lentocellum DSM 5427):
GAGCAGTTATCTATTTTAAAAGAAAAAGGTTGTGATTTTATACAAGGCTATTTCTTTAGTAAACCCCTGATGCCAAATCAATTAGAGGAAAGGTTACAGGAGGAGAAGTATGCCTGATAGATGAGGGTATTTAGGCTAGACAACAGCTAATAACTTTTGTAGACTAGAAGAATAATATTTAGCAAGAAAAGTTGGAGGAAATAAAAATGAAAATTGAATGCACAAAAGAAGAATTCAAGGTGCTTTTAGATATGGTATATGCTGGGAATATTCTTATTAACAGTATGAGAAGTCAAGAAGAAAAAATTGAGGAATATGCCAATATGGAACAATTCTTTTTATCTAAGGCTAAAGAATATGGATTAGAAAATATTGCAGAGTACGATGAAGAGTACAGCGAATATATACCAACTCGTGAATATGAAGATGAAGATTTTAATGGATATATAGACGAATATGAAACACGTGTATTTTGGGAAGAACTTATTATGAGACTTGCACGCCGTGATGCACTTAATTATGCAGGGGATGTAGATCAAGATATCACTAAAGCTGCTTTAAAAGAAATGCAATTTAAGTTAGAAGATAAATATGAAGAAGAGATAGAAGCTAATGGCATCATGAATTTAAAAGTAATAACATGGAATGAAAATAATGCTAACTCATAAAGCTGACAAGGTATAAATTAAGCTTAGCATACTTGATATATAACATGTTCTTTTCAATAAATCAAAATAGGTTATAGGAAGGCTGATGCATAGGTAATGCAACAGCCTTTTTTGTAAAATGATTAAAGGTGGGAAAACGTATGTTGAAAATGGAAGGTATTAAAAAGAATTATGGTAAGAAGCAAGTCTTAAAGGGAGTAGATTTAAAGATAGAAGAAGGTGAGTGTCTGGGTATTATAGGACCTAATGGTTCGGGGAAATCTACTTTGTTATCCATTATGGTAGGTGCACTCAAACCAACTGAAGGAGAAAGATTTATTCAAGGGAAAATTGGATATGTACCACAAGATAATGCATTAATGGAAGAATTAACAGTAAAAGATAATTTGGAGTTTTGGGCTGCAGCTCATAATAAGCATATAAATGAAATCTTGCATACAGCTTATTTTAAAGAAGTATTAGGTCTAGAAGATATGTTAAAAGAAAAGGTGAAGCATTTATCGGGTGGAATGAAGAAACGTGTAAATATAGGAATTGCGCTTATAGATGATCCTCAGTATATCGTTTTAGATGAACCTTGTAGTGCTTTAGACATAATTTATAAAAATGAGGTAATTGATTACTTATTGGAGCTTAAACAAAAAGGAAAAACGATTATTTACACCAGTCACTCTGGAGATGAGATAGAACGACTTTGTGACAGAGTTTGTATTTTAAAAGAGGGGACCATTATTAAAGAAGCTAAGTTAGCTGAATTACGAACCGAGAATAAAGAGTGTAGTACTTTCGATGAAATGGTATATAGGTTACTAGCATGAGACAGTTAGGGATTAGTATAAAAACAGACCTTAAGGTATTGGCAGTACACTATAAAAAGTTATTGTTTTTTGCTATGCAAATGTCTATTTTATGTTTAGCAATTGGTATGGCAGGAAGTCAGATACTTTATGCTAATAAAAATGTGCAGCCCTTTACATTGGCTATTGTAGATTTAGAAGCTTCTAAGTGGACGGATATGATTATTGATACAGTTAATCAAATGGAGACTGTCACAAAGCTGTGCGATATTGAAGTGTTACCTAAAGAAGAAGCTAAAGAGAAGTTATCACGAGGCCAAGTAACCGCCATTATTACTATTCCAGAGCATTTTATAGAGGATATTATGAATGGGGTGAATACACCCCTCACGATTGAGAAAAAAGATGGTACTTTATTAGAAAGCATAGTAGCAGATAAATTGATTTCAGCAGCAGCTAAACTCCTATCTGCAGCTCAAGCAGGTATTTATACAACTTTAGATGCTTATGAAACTTTTAGCACAGATGATGGTATTAGCTTTGAAAAATTAATGCAAGAAATTAATATTATTTTTGCTAAAGAAATGTTAGGACGTCATCAGTTGTTTGAAGAACAAGAAGTAGTAGCTACCAAAAATATGGCACCGTTAGAACACTATATTTTGTCAGGCTTTATAGCTATGATGCTTTTAAGTTTAATGCTTATTATGGAGGTTATAGAGCCTCTTAATAAGAAGGAAAACTTAATGAGATATAGTGTGGTTCGATTAAAACCCGAAAAATTAATAGTGAGTAAAGTGATTAGCTTAAGCTTATTTTACTTAGTAGCTGGCGGCATTATTCTGGGGAGTGTAGCTGTGCTGTCGAGGATGGTTGGTTTAGAAATCGATTGGCATTTTTCAATTCAAGGATTATTTGGCATTATATTAGGAACTATTAGTTTGGCAAGTGTAAGTATGATAATAGGTATGGTGCTCAAAGGAAAAGAAGCTTATAGCTTATTTATATTTGTCATTGTAGCGGTTATGACATTTTTATCTGGAGGGATTATTCCAGCAGCCTATTTGCCAGAAGCAATTAATGAAATGGGGAGATTTACGTATAATGATTATGCGTTAGAACTGTTAAAGCCTTTAGTAGGTGTTGCATGTGAGCCAATAGCATATATAAAAGTAGTCATAATGATTGCGGCATGCTTAATGGTAGGTATTGGTATGCTTAGAAGAAGAGGGGTGAGAGGATGAGATTTTACTGTGTGGCCCTTAGACTAAAATTAAAAGAACTTTTAAGAAATAAAGCATATATGGTAGTACTCATCATTTTACCTATTTTAATGAGTTTGATTGTGAGTTATGGTAAAGCGTACATAGATGAAGGAAGCCTAAAAGCAGGTCTTTGGAGTGATAGTATCTTAGGAAATCGTATTTCGGATATTTTGCTGGAAGACAAGGGGATTAACTTTATAAAGTATGATACAGTGGAGATTTTAGAAAAAGCTGTAGCTACTAATGAAGTTGAATGTGGATTTGTTATTAAACCTATTATTGATGAACAAAAGGAGAATATGAGTTTTGAAAGAGCAATAACAGTCATTACTTCTCCGGCTACTATGGCTCAAGGACCCCTTCAAGAAGTAGTGACAGCGACGATATATCGTCTTGTGGCAGAAGATATTGCATACATGACATTAAAAGGTAAATCTTATATGCAAGTAGAGATAGATTTAAAAAATTGGATTCATCAGCAGGTGGAAGGTTATTATGCCGATGGCGAATTAATGCAAATTGTTTTTGTTCAAGGAGACTCGAAGGTCATTGGTGCAACTGTGCAAAAAAGAGAAGGTATATTAAGGATAGCGAAAGGTTTGATGGCGATATTTTTAATGATGAGTAGTTTGCTCATGGGAGTTAGATTAATTGAAGACAGAAAAGGGAAAATTTATAGCCGCTTTTGCACTATAGGAAAAGGTAAGTTGAATCCTGATTTACCACTTGTTGGTGCGCATATTTCATTACAAACGATAGTAGGAATCCTAGCACTTATTATTATTAAACTAAGTGGAAAAGAAATCATTTATTTAGATTTAGGAGAAGAAGTAGGGTTATTAATAGCTTATATTCTATGCTTGGCCGCCTTAGTGTTATTGGTGAGTGAGCTTGTTTCTAGTAGTGAATTGTGGTTTTCGATGATTCCCATTTGTATTATTGCAGCTATTTTATTTTGTCCCATTGTAGTAGATATGAGTAGTATGCAAACATGGTTTAAATATTTATCTTACTTGATGGTGCCTTATTATTATTTAGGAGGTACAACATATCTACTAGGTTTAGTAAGTGCGACTATAGCATTTACATTGATTTACTATGTAGTTACAAGGTTAAAGATTTTGCGCTCTAGTGACGACATACTATATAAGTAGCACAAAGGTGAGGTGGATATATGATCCAAGGAATAAAGGAATTAGGTTATAGCACTTATACCCCAATTGGTATGCAGGGGGGAGTTGAGAACAGTGAAAAATCATCAGAACCTAAACGTTTTAATCTTCAAGAAGTGATAGAGCAGATTAAAAGCTATACTTATACAGAAGAAGATACAAAGCAAGTAGATAATGAACTCTTAAGTCAACTAAAGAATCAATTTGATTTAAGAGAAGAAGATATTTATGAACTACATAAAAGAGGATTTAATTTAGAATCTTTATTAATTGATGATTCAAAGGCTTATAGAGGACTGGAAAATAGTCATATGTCCAAGGAAGAAAGTGAAGATACGAAGAAACAGGAAAGTGAATCTAAAAAGGTGAGTGATAAAATCAGTGTTATTCAACAAGCTAACGATTCAATGTACTTAAATACTCTAATAAGTAAAGAACCTATCACTATTAATAATTTATATACCAATAATTTTAAAGGAAATTTAAAGAAAGTAAGCGCAAATTTTAGTAAATCAGATATAGCTAGTGTGCTTCAAATGAACGGACTTCCTAATAACGAAGGAAATACTTGGGCAGCTAAGGCGCTAATGAGTTGTGGGATGGATGTTAGTAAGCAAGATGTATTAAAGCTTCAAAATATGAAAGCAGCAGTAGCTGCCTTGGAACCTCAGGCGGAAGCTTCTGGAGATCGTGAGTTACTCCAGGACAATGCAGTGCAATATGAGCCTTATCAGATAGATCGTATTACAGATGATTTAGGCATGGTTACAGATGAGCATATCGAAAAGCTTATTGAAGAGGGTAAAGACGTTAATATTACTAATTTAAGAGAAAGTATTTATAAAAACACAGAAGCCATATTAAAGGAGCAGCAAGCAGCAAGACCATCAGCCATAGAAGTGCAAAATGTTAACTCGGCAGAAGCTGAATCAGTATTGTCAGATGGAACGATGCAGAATCAAGAAGTCATTAATATAGACCAAGCAGTGACTGAAATTAAAGATCAAATTAATCAAATTAGAGCAAAGCTTACTTTAGAGGCAGCTCAGAAAATAAGTGAAAAGTTACCGTTAGAAAGTGCAGAGCTGAGTGTTGTTGCAAAGGAGCTTCAGCAGTTACAAGAACAAAAAGTGATTGCTGCACTTAACCAAGTAGGTCTAGAAGTAAACGAAGCTAATATAACAGCAACTACGGAAGTTTTAGATACTGTTATAGATATGAAACGTTATCCTATGGAGACGATTCATATCGAATTAAACAGTCAAGAAACAGCTGTTTTAGCAGAGGTAAAAAGTGCTTTAAATGCTTATAGTGAAAATGAAACACCAGTAGAAAAAAGATTTGGAGAAACTATTAAGAAAGTAGAAGGGCAAATTGAAAGCCTTTTAGAAGGGCAAAATATAGAGGTAACAGCTGAAACAATTCAGGCTGCAAAAGCACTTATTACAAATGGAATGGAAGTAAGTTCTGAGAATATAACCTCAGTGTTAAGTATTGTTACTAAACTTACTACCTTTCTAGAAGACATGACACCTATCCAAGCAGCAGCTTTTATTAAAGAAGGAATGAATCCTTATTATGCATCAGTAGATACTTTATTAACATGGATGAGTAAGGAAAAGCTAGAGGGTCTAAAGGTAAGTACAGCAGAAACAATTGTAGCATTACAAGAACAAAAGCAAATAAATAGTGAACAAAAGGAAGCGATGATTGGATTATATCGTATTTTACAAGGTGTAACAAAGCATAAAGAAGAAGTGATAGGATACTTGTTTAAAAATGATTTACCGCTTACTATAGAAAAATTACAAGAGGCTACCCGCTACATACAAGACAAAAATCATATTGAAGTAAATATCGATGATGATTTTGGGGAGTTAGAGAATTTACAATATAATAAACAATCAGCCAAGAATTTAATCAATGAGCAGAGTGAACAAACGAGTAAAGTAGCTCAACTTATTAAGCAATTAGAAGAAATGGAACTACCTGTGTCAGAAAGTAATATCAATAAACTAAGTAAGATGAGCGCATTATTATATCCCTATATTAAAGAGCAATTTAAAAAAGAAGTGGGGAGTTTTGAAGGATTATCAACCTTGCCAAAGAGTTTTCTAGATAAATTAGAAGCTGTACAAAATGTAGAACCAGAGGTTATTGAAAAGATGATAGAACAAAAAGTTCCTTTAACCTTATCTAATATTTATTGGATGGACAAAATAACTCATGAACCTACGGTGTATGGAGATTTACTGAATGAAGCAGGTATGTTAAAAGACGAATTACCAGAGCATTTAGATGAGATAGAAGATGAACTTTTGAAATTAGAAGAAACGGCAAGGAAAGAACAAGAAGTAGCCACTTTGTCAGGTGACCTACTTAAGTATAAGCAGTATAAGCAATTAGAGGAAGCAAGTCATTTGCAACGTCAATTAATAGATAAAGAAGGATTATATCAGATTCCGTTTGTGATCAATGGAGAGCAAAGATTAGTTAATCTTTATGTTCATAAGGATGCACATCACTCTGTAGAATCAGGGCAACATACCAAAGCTATTATTAGCTATCAAACAAAAAATCTT
Coding sequences:
- a CDS encoding ABC transporter ATP-binding protein is translated as MLKMEGIKKNYGKKQVLKGVDLKIEEGECLGIIGPNGSGKSTLLSIMVGALKPTEGERFIQGKIGYVPQDNALMEELTVKDNLEFWAAAHNKHINEILHTAYFKEVLGLEDMLKEKVKHLSGGMKKRVNIGIALIDDPQYIVLDEPCSALDIIYKNEVIDYLLELKQKGKTIIYTSHSGDEIERLCDRVCILKEGTIIKEAKLAELRTENKECSTFDEMVYRLLA
- a CDS encoding ABC transporter permease, which encodes MRQLGISIKTDLKVLAVHYKKLLFFAMQMSILCLAIGMAGSQILYANKNVQPFTLAIVDLEASKWTDMIIDTVNQMETVTKLCDIEVLPKEEAKEKLSRGQVTAIITIPEHFIEDIMNGVNTPLTIEKKDGTLLESIVADKLISAAAKLLSAAQAGIYTTLDAYETFSTDDGISFEKLMQEINIIFAKEMLGRHQLFEEQEVVATKNMAPLEHYILSGFIAMMLLSLMLIMEVIEPLNKKENLMRYSVVRLKPEKLIVSKVISLSLFYLVAGGIILGSVAVLSRMVGLEIDWHFSIQGLFGIILGTISLASVSMIIGMVLKGKEAYSLFIFVIVAVMTFLSGGIIPAAYLPEAINEMGRFTYNDYALELLKPLVGVACEPIAYIKVVIMIAACLMVGIGMLRRRGVRG
- a CDS encoding ABC transporter permease, encoding MRFYCVALRLKLKELLRNKAYMVVLIILPILMSLIVSYGKAYIDEGSLKAGLWSDSILGNRISDILLEDKGINFIKYDTVEILEKAVATNEVECGFVIKPIIDEQKENMSFERAITVITSPATMAQGPLQEVVTATIYRLVAEDIAYMTLKGKSYMQVEIDLKNWIHQQVEGYYADGELMQIVFVQGDSKVIGATVQKREGILRIAKGLMAIFLMMSSLLMGVRLIEDRKGKIYSRFCTIGKGKLNPDLPLVGAHISLQTIVGILALIIIKLSGKEIIYLDLGEEVGLLIAYILCLAALVLLVSELVSSSELWFSMIPICIIAAILFCPIVVDMSSMQTWFKYLSYLMVPYYYLGGTTYLLGLVSATIAFTLIYYVVTRLKILRSSDDILYK
- a CDS encoding DUF6240 domain-containing protein, whose protein sequence is MIQGIKELGYSTYTPIGMQGGVENSEKSSEPKRFNLQEVIEQIKSYTYTEEDTKQVDNELLSQLKNQFDLREEDIYELHKRGFNLESLLIDDSKAYRGLENSHMSKEESEDTKKQESESKKVSDKISVIQQANDSMYLNTLISKEPITINNLYTNNFKGNLKKVSANFSKSDIASVLQMNGLPNNEGNTWAAKALMSCGMDVSKQDVLKLQNMKAAVAALEPQAEASGDRELLQDNAVQYEPYQIDRITDDLGMVTDEHIEKLIEEGKDVNITNLRESIYKNTEAILKEQQAARPSAIEVQNVNSAEAESVLSDGTMQNQEVINIDQAVTEIKDQINQIRAKLTLEAAQKISEKLPLESAELSVVAKELQQLQEQKVIAALNQVGLEVNEANITATTEVLDTVIDMKRYPMETIHIELNSQETAVLAEVKSALNAYSENETPVEKRFGETIKKVEGQIESLLEGQNIEVTAETIQAAKALITNGMEVSSENITSVLSIVTKLTTFLEDMTPIQAAAFIKEGMNPYYASVDTLLTWMSKEKLEGLKVSTAETIVALQEQKQINSEQKEAMIGLYRILQGVTKHKEEVIGYLFKNDLPLTIEKLQEATRYIQDKNHIEVNIDDDFGELENLQYNKQSAKNLINEQSEQTSKVAQLIKQLEEMELPVSESNINKLSKMSALLYPYIKEQFKKEVGSFEGLSTLPKSFLDKLEAVQNVEPEVIEKMIEQKVPLTLSNIYWMDKITHEPTVYGDLLNEAGMLKDELPEHLDEIEDELLKLEETARKEQEVATLSGDLLKYKQYKQLEEASHLQRQLIDKEGLYQIPFVINGEQRLVNLYVHKDAHHSVESGQHTKAIISYQTKNLGMVKAYIEIKDDHLGYKVEGETESITNKLEAHGETLMNLLTQIGYNVEYTAYATEVEPDNMSAIPLKRGDSNFEEMI